One Polaribacter sp. SA4-12 genomic window carries:
- a CDS encoding TonB-dependent receptor yields MKKLLLVTILMVTLFTNAQVKLTGFVKDSIGEPLEMANVFAVNKTTKKVSSYGFTDSKGRYKLDLDKNSFFNVKISYIGMRTAAFVVETKSEDVVKSVVLAFDNTLDEINIVSKMPVTIKGDTIVYNADSFQNGTERKLEDVLAKLPGVEINDAGEIEVEGKTVEKIMVDGKDFFDGDTKLATKNIPSNAVDKIEILKNFGDVTQLKGVQNNQDRVAINIKLKEGKKNFWFGDITAGSGNSTDESLYLLQPKLFYYSPKYTINVIGDVNNMGEVVLNRSDIRNFSGGFRSQSPSNGTNISLGSAGIGFLNANARNANKIETKLTALNFSYSPNPKLDLSGFLIFSSNSNGQQNNVTSDYLDPTIPDDFTQSITDQTSNTGLFKFTTNYKKDANNQLDYDLIGRFSNEYRTDDVNSRVLSDISESERATPYKINQKLSYFYTANEKNIFALEAQHLLQDEDPFYVASLENDSSNNDDADNDGFDDAAETLGLDRSLEYYNLEQDRRVKSNQLDVKLDYYNILNDKSNLNFVLGTIQSKQNFDSKFFQILDNGNTFDPTPTIPGNTDPQTTNDTEYTFSDIYAGLRYRLKSGIFTFTPGFTLHSYSVKNTQYETELFEDKFEKFFPELAVIAQFKKSESLRFSYKQEVNFTDVNQIARGIVANSYDSFYYGNSELMNAHVHNVNLNYFSFNMFNYTNVYARINYKKTIDQINKDVNFEPGSVVSSSTSLNSPFDNESFSANARFGKTIKKVKASLSASYNYSKTYQFLNSVENTNTLNSQNYSASVGTNFTKAPNVTLKYRLGLTDQSNSANDKDNEGVTQAPSISFDAYVWNSLTVRTDFSYNEVKQNGTVANSFKIWDATLSYRKDKDAKWEYELVGSNLLATGSRASVNTSNVLFSINETFILPRFISLRVRYQL; encoded by the coding sequence ATGAAAAAATTACTACTCGTAACCATTCTTATGGTTACACTATTTACAAATGCCCAAGTTAAACTAACAGGTTTTGTAAAAGATAGTATTGGAGAACCTTTAGAAATGGCGAATGTTTTTGCTGTAAATAAAACAACCAAAAAGGTGAGCTCTTATGGTTTTACAGATTCTAAAGGACGCTATAAATTAGACTTAGATAAAAACTCTTTTTTTAATGTTAAGATTAGTTATATAGGTATGAGAACTGCAGCTTTTGTAGTTGAAACCAAATCAGAAGATGTTGTTAAAAGTGTAGTATTAGCTTTTGATAATACTTTAGATGAAATTAATATTGTTTCTAAAATGCCAGTTACTATAAAAGGAGATACTATCGTTTACAATGCAGATTCTTTTCAAAATGGTACAGAAAGAAAGCTAGAAGATGTATTAGCAAAATTACCTGGTGTAGAAATTAATGATGCAGGAGAAATTGAAGTTGAAGGTAAAACTGTAGAGAAAATTATGGTTGATGGTAAAGACTTCTTTGATGGTGATACTAAATTGGCAACAAAAAACATTCCTTCTAATGCAGTAGATAAAATTGAGATTTTAAAAAATTTCGGAGATGTAACTCAGCTTAAAGGTGTACAAAATAATCAAGATAGAGTTGCAATAAATATTAAACTAAAAGAAGGCAAAAAGAATTTTTGGTTTGGTGATATAACTGCAGGTTCAGGGAATTCTACAGACGAGAGTTTGTATCTTTTACAACCAAAACTATTTTATTATTCTCCAAAATATACAATTAACGTTATAGGTGATGTTAATAATATGGGAGAAGTTGTTTTAAATAGAAGCGATATTAGAAACTTTAGTGGAGGCTTTAGAAGTCAAAGTCCTTCTAACGGAACAAACATAAGTTTAGGAAGTGCAGGAATTGGTTTTTTAAATGCAAATGCAAGAAATGCGAATAAAATTGAAACAAAATTAACAGCTTTAAATTTTAGTTATTCACCAAATCCTAAATTAGATTTAAGTGGTTTTTTAATATTTTCTAGTAATAGTAATGGACAACAAAACAATGTAACTAGCGATTATTTAGATCCTACAATTCCAGATGATTTTACACAAAGCATCACAGACCAAACTAGTAATACAGGTTTATTTAAGTTTACCACGAACTATAAAAAGGACGCAAACAATCAATTAGATTATGATCTTATTGGTCGTTTTTCAAATGAATATAGAACAGATGATGTAAACTCTAGAGTTTTAAGTGATATTAGTGAAAGTGAAAGAGCAACACCTTATAAAATCAATCAAAAATTAAGTTATTTTTATACAGCAAATGAAAAGAATATTTTTGCTTTAGAGGCGCAACATTTGTTACAAGATGAAGACCCTTTTTATGTAGCATCTTTGGAGAATGATTCATCAAATAATGATGATGCAGATAATGATGGTTTTGACGATGCAGCAGAAACATTAGGTTTAGATAGAAGTTTAGAATATTATAATTTAGAACAAGATAGACGTGTGAAGTCGAATCAATTAGATGTGAAATTAGATTACTATAATATTTTAAACGATAAGAGCAATTTAAATTTCGTTTTAGGAACGATACAAAGTAAGCAGAATTTTGATTCTAAGTTTTTTCAGATTTTAGACAACGGAAATACATTTGATCCAACTCCTACAATCCCTGGAAATACAGATCCACAAACAACAAATGATACAGAGTATACATTCTCAGATATTTATGCAGGATTAAGATATCGTTTAAAATCGGGTATTTTTACTTTTACACCTGGTTTTACTTTGCATTCTTATTCTGTTAAGAATACGCAATATGAAACTGAATTATTTGAAGATAAATTTGAAAAATTCTTTCCAGAACTTGCAGTAATTGCTCAGTTTAAAAAGAGTGAAAGTTTACGTTTTTCTTATAAGCAAGAAGTGAATTTTACTGATGTTAATCAAATTGCAAGAGGAATAGTTGCTAATAGTTATGATTCTTTTTATTATGGAAATAGCGAGTTAATGAATGCACATGTTCATAATGTAAATTTAAATTATTTCAGCTTTAATATGTTTAATTATACAAATGTATATGCGAGAATAAACTACAAAAAAACGATAGACCAAATTAACAAAGATGTAAACTTTGAACCAGGTTCTGTAGTATCTAGTAGTACATCATTAAATTCGCCTTTTGATAATGAGAGTTTTAGTGCAAATGCAAGATTTGGTAAAACAATTAAGAAGGTTAAAGCATCTTTAAGTGCTAGTTATAATTACAGTAAAACCTATCAATTTTTAAATTCTGTAGAAAATACGAATACACTTAATTCACAAAATTATTCAGCAAGTGTAGGTACTAACTTTACAAAAGCGCCAAATGTTACTTTAAAATATAGGCTTGGTTTAACAGACCAAAGCAATAGTGCTAATGATAAAGATAATGAGGGAGTGACGCAAGCACCATCTATAAGTTTTGATGCTTATGTTTGGAACTCATTAACTGTTCGTACAGATTTTTCTTATAATGAAGTAAAACAAAACGGAACGGTTGCAAATTCTTTTAAAATTTGGGATGCAACTTTATCATATAGAAAAGATAAAGATGCAAAATGGGAATATGAGTTAGTGGGTAGTAACCTTTTAGCGACAGGTTCTAGAGCATCAGTTAATACAAGTAATGTTTTATTCTCTATAAATGAGACCTTTATTTTACCACGATTTATAAGTCTTAGGGTAAGATATCAACTTTAA
- a CDS encoding GLPGLI family protein, with protein MKSIFTFILALISITTFAQKEFQGKATYMSKTTVDMNNFGRPGGPQMTEARKKEIAQRMKSMLEKTFILTFDKTSSVYKEDEKLAAPTSGGGSRFMGMMGGSGVRYKNTKDKVALESTEFFGKKFLVSDEMKNLEWELGSETKQIGNYTCFKATLVKEVDPLDFSNMRRPDDKKKEDGEKKSDKVEKPKQIIITAWYTPQIPVSNGPGEYWGLPGLILEINSGRTTILCTEIVMNPTEKKEIKAPTKGKEITREKYTITVKKKMEEMRERFKNRRGNGGRGPH; from the coding sequence ATGAAGTCAATATTTACATTTATTCTAGCACTTATTTCAATAACTACTTTTGCTCAAAAAGAGTTTCAAGGAAAAGCAACTTACATGTCTAAAACTACGGTAGACATGAATAATTTTGGGAGACCTGGAGGACCACAAATGACAGAAGCAAGAAAAAAAGAGATTGCTCAAAGAATGAAATCGATGTTAGAAAAAACATTTATTTTAACTTTTGATAAAACATCGTCTGTTTATAAAGAAGATGAAAAATTAGCTGCACCAACATCTGGAGGAGGATCTAGATTTATGGGAATGATGGGAGGAAGTGGGGTAAGATATAAAAATACAAAAGATAAAGTAGCTTTAGAATCTACCGAATTTTTTGGAAAAAAGTTTTTAGTTTCTGATGAAATGAAAAACTTAGAATGGGAGTTAGGGAGTGAAACCAAACAAATAGGTAATTACACTTGTTTTAAAGCTACGTTAGTAAAAGAGGTGGATCCTTTAGATTTTTCTAACATGAGAAGACCAGATGATAAAAAGAAAGAGGATGGTGAAAAAAAATCTGATAAAGTTGAAAAACCAAAACAAATTATTATTACAGCTTGGTATACACCACAAATACCCGTTAGTAATGGTCCAGGTGAATATTGGGGTTTACCGGGTTTAATTTTAGAAATCAATTCTGGTAGAACTACAATTTTATGTACTGAGATTGTTATGAATCCAACAGAAAAAAAAGAAATTAAAGCGCCTACTAAAGGAAAAGAAATTACTAGAGAAAAATATACGATTACTGTTAAAAAGAAGATGGAAGAAATGAGAGAGCGATTTAAGAACAGAAGAGGAAATGGTGGAAGAGGACCTCATTAA
- a CDS encoding deoxynucleoside kinase, translated as MHVAIAGNIGAGKTTLTKLLAKHYKWNPHFESVDENPYLDDFYTEMERWSFNLQVYFLNSRFRQILELRETGKNIIQDRTIYEDAHIFAPNLHAMGLMTNRDYSNYSSLFELMENLVTPPDLLIYLRADISTLVGQIHKRGRDYENSISIDYLSRLNERYEAWISTYTKGKLLIIDVDNLDFVTNQEDLGYIIDRIDAQINGLF; from the coding sequence ATGCACGTTGCAATTGCAGGAAACATTGGCGCAGGTAAAACCACGCTAACCAAATTATTAGCCAAACATTATAAATGGAACCCTCATTTTGAATCTGTTGATGAAAATCCGTATTTAGACGATTTTTACACAGAAATGGAACGTTGGTCGTTTAATCTTCAAGTATATTTTCTAAATAGCAGATTTCGTCAGATCTTAGAATTAAGAGAAACTGGTAAAAATATAATTCAGGATAGAACAATATATGAAGATGCTCATATTTTTGCTCCGAACTTACATGCAATGGGTTTAATGACAAATAGAGATTATAGTAATTATAGTTCTTTATTTGAGTTAATGGAAAACTTAGTGACTCCTCCAGATTTATTAATTTACTTGCGTGCAGATATTTCTACATTAGTTGGGCAAATTCATAAACGTGGTAGAGATTATGAAAACTCTATTAGTATCGATTATTTAAGCAGATTAAATGAGCGTTATGAAGCTTGGATATCTACTTATACCAAAGGAAAGTTGCTAATAATTGATGTTGATAATCTTGATTTTGTTACTAACCAAGAAGATTTAGGATATATTATAGACAGAATAGACGCTCAAATAAACGGGTTGTTTTAA
- a CDS encoding RNA polymerase sigma factor, producing MKTLVLKKVTDEDLVFKIIETNNAELFAELYDRFSKVVYNKCYGFSKSKEEAEDLTHDVFIRLFVKLRTFKGNSKFSTWLYSFTYNFCVNYVQRNAYKKKEKITVVTDQIKDEYVFDEIDDANLFELKSDKLVKVLALIEPAEKMILLMKYQDDMSIKEIMDALQVGESAVKMRVKRAKAKVVKMYDEL from the coding sequence TTGAAAACACTTGTATTAAAAAAAGTTACCGACGAAGATTTAGTCTTTAAAATTATAGAAACAAATAATGCAGAATTATTTGCTGAATTGTATGATAGATTTTCTAAAGTAGTATATAATAAATGTTATGGTTTTTCTAAAAGTAAAGAAGAAGCAGAAGATTTAACACATGATGTTTTTATTAGGCTGTTTGTAAAACTAAGAACCTTTAAAGGTAATTCTAAGTTTTCTACATGGTTATATTCTTTTACATACAATTTTTGTGTAAATTATGTTCAAAGAAATGCCTACAAGAAAAAAGAGAAAATTACAGTTGTTACAGATCAAATAAAAGATGAATATGTTTTTGATGAAATTGACGATGCTAATTTATTCGAACTAAAGTCGGATAAATTAGTGAAAGTTTTAGCTTTAATTGAGCCAGCAGAGAAAATGATTTTATTAATGAAATATCAAGATGATATGAGTATTAAAGAAATTATGGATGCGTTACAAGTTGGTGAAAGTGCAGTTAAAATGAGAGTCAAAAGAGCAAAAGCAAAAGTTGTAAAAATGTACGATGAACTGTAA
- a CDS encoding sigma-70 family RNA polymerase sigma factor, protein MRQLKITKQVTNRETASLDKYLQEIGKVDLITADEEVELAQLIKAGDQRALEKLTKANLRFVVSVAKQYQNQGLTLPDLINEGNLGLIKAAKRFDETRGFKFISYAVWWIRQSILQALAEQSRIVRLPLNKIGSINKINKMYAFLEQENERPPSPEEIAKKLDMTVNDVKESMKNSGRHVSMDAPLIEGEDSNLYDVLNSGESPNPDRKLLHESLRIEINRALETLTPREADVVKLYFGLGEHQPMTLEEIGETFDLTRERVRQIKEKAIRRLKHTSRSKILMTYLG, encoded by the coding sequence ATGAGACAACTTAAAATTACCAAGCAGGTTACTAATAGAGAAACTGCATCGTTAGATAAATACTTACAAGAAATAGGAAAAGTAGATTTAATTACTGCTGATGAAGAAGTAGAATTAGCACAGTTAATTAAAGCTGGTGACCAAAGAGCATTAGAGAAATTAACGAAAGCCAATTTAAGATTTGTTGTATCTGTTGCAAAACAATATCAAAATCAAGGATTAACATTACCCGATTTAATAAACGAAGGAAACTTAGGTTTAATTAAAGCAGCAAAACGTTTTGATGAAACTCGTGGTTTTAAATTTATATCATATGCAGTATGGTGGATTCGTCAATCTATCTTACAAGCATTAGCAGAACAATCTAGAATTGTACGTTTACCGTTAAATAAAATTGGTTCTATCAATAAAATTAACAAAATGTACGCTTTCTTAGAGCAAGAAAACGAAAGACCGCCAAGTCCAGAAGAAATTGCTAAGAAATTAGACATGACGGTTAATGACGTAAAAGAATCTATGAAGAATTCTGGACGTCACGTATCTATGGATGCTCCTTTAATTGAAGGTGAAGATTCTAACTTATACGATGTATTAAACTCTGGAGAATCTCCAAACCCTGATAGAAAATTATTACACGAATCTTTACGTATCGAGATAAACAGAGCCTTAGAAACGCTAACTCCACGTGAAGCAGATGTTGTAAAATTATACTTCGGTTTAGGTGAACACCAACCAATGACTTTAGAAGAAATTGGTGAAACTTTCGATTTAACTCGTGAGCGTGTTCGTCAAATTAAAGAAAAAGCAATTAGAAGATTAAAACACACTTCTAGATCTAAAATTTTAATGACCTACTTAGGCTAG
- the rpe gene encoding ribulose-phosphate 3-epimerase produces the protein MSNLIAPSILAADFANLQRDIEMVNNSEADWFHIDIMDGVFVPNISFGMPVLKAITKHATKTIDVHLMIVNPDQYIQTFADLGANILTVHYEACPHLHRTIQAIKAAGMKAGVALNPHTPISVLEDVIEDLDLVCIMSVNPGFGGQSFIENTYKKVSQLKHLIEFTESECQIEIDGGVTSYNANALIEAGANVLVAGSYVFGSENPTKTIADLKKTIE, from the coding sequence ATGAGTAATTTAATTGCACCTTCAATTTTAGCAGCAGATTTTGCTAACTTACAAAGAGACATCGAAATGGTAAACAATAGTGAAGCAGATTGGTTTCATATTGATATTATGGATGGTGTTTTTGTACCAAACATTTCTTTCGGAATGCCAGTTTTAAAAGCGATTACTAAACACGCTACAAAAACGATTGATGTACACTTAATGATTGTAAATCCTGATCAGTACATTCAAACTTTTGCAGATTTAGGAGCAAATATTTTAACGGTACATTACGAAGCTTGTCCACACTTACACAGAACAATACAAGCAATAAAAGCAGCAGGAATGAAAGCAGGAGTTGCTTTAAACCCTCACACACCAATTTCAGTTTTAGAAGACGTAATTGAAGATTTAGACTTAGTTTGTATCATGAGTGTAAACCCAGGTTTTGGAGGACAATCATTTATAGAAAACACCTATAAAAAAGTAAGTCAATTAAAACATTTAATTGAATTCACAGAATCTGAATGTCAGATAGAAATTGATGGAGGTGTTACATCTTATAATGCAAATGCATTAATTGAAGCTGGAGCAAATGTTTTAGTTGCCGGTAGTTATGTTTTTGGATCTGAAAATCCTACAAAAACTATTGCTGACTTAAAAAAGACTATCGAATAA
- a CDS encoding exonuclease domain-containing protein, translating to MLYTVVDIETTGNGYKGSKITEISIFVFDGKVIVDEFTTLVNPEQNIPPFITNLTGITDAMVRNAPKFYEIAKKVAEITKDTIFVAHNVNFDYNIIHEEFKNLGFDFKRKKLCTVRLSRKIIPGLNSYSLGNICTSENIPINGRHRAKGDAEATTELFRRLIERDDNFTINSFLNPKSRQATLPPLLDKKTVDNLPETFGVYYFKNSAKEVIYVGKANNIKQRVISHFYDKKKKEQMMCLETADISFTKTGSELLALLHESAEIKQIYPKFNRAQRRAGEAVGIFSYEDQKGIIHLASNRLKLIPNPIMKYYSVAEARNHLETLCKEFVLCPKYCHLQTNVSRCFHYQLKECKGICCDKESVEDYNKRVKKAIKSVGIGADNLVIKEKGRTKNEVGFALILDGIYQGFGYVDIHQSEQLENPEDYQFFVEPKKDNKDIQRIIGAYINKKEA from the coding sequence TTGTTATACACAGTTGTCGACATAGAAACAACAGGAAATGGATATAAAGGTTCTAAAATAACCGAAATATCCATTTTTGTTTTTGACGGAAAAGTTATTGTTGATGAGTTTACTACTTTGGTAAATCCAGAACAAAACATTCCGCCATTTATTACCAATCTTACAGGCATAACAGATGCAATGGTAAGAAATGCACCCAAGTTTTATGAAATTGCAAAAAAGGTTGCAGAAATTACCAAAGACACCATTTTTGTAGCACATAATGTCAACTTCGATTATAATATTATTCACGAAGAATTTAAAAATTTAGGGTTCGATTTTAAACGAAAAAAACTCTGTACTGTTCGTTTATCAAGAAAGATTATTCCTGGCTTAAACTCTTATAGTTTAGGGAATATTTGTACTTCAGAAAACATCCCTATTAATGGAAGACACAGAGCTAAAGGAGATGCTGAAGCAACTACAGAATTGTTTAGAAGATTAATTGAAAGAGATGATAATTTTACAATCAACTCTTTTTTAAATCCAAAATCTAGACAAGCAACCTTACCGCCTCTTTTAGATAAAAAGACCGTTGATAATTTACCTGAAACTTTTGGCGTTTATTACTTTAAAAACTCAGCCAAAGAAGTTATTTATGTTGGTAAAGCAAATAATATAAAGCAACGCGTTATCAGTCATTTTTATGACAAAAAGAAAAAAGAGCAAATGATGTGTTTAGAAACTGCTGATATTTCTTTCACAAAAACAGGTAGTGAGTTGTTAGCATTGCTGCACGAATCAGCAGAAATAAAACAGATTTATCCAAAATTTAATAGAGCTCAAAGAAGAGCAGGAGAAGCTGTTGGCATATTTTCTTATGAAGATCAAAAAGGTATCATTCATTTAGCATCTAATAGGCTAAAATTGATTCCTAATCCAATAATGAAATATTACTCTGTGGCAGAAGCTAGAAATCATTTAGAAACACTTTGTAAAGAATTTGTATTGTGCCCAAAATACTGTCATTTACAAACCAATGTTTCTCGTTGCTTTCATTATCAATTAAAAGAATGCAAAGGTATTTGTTGCGATAAAGAATCGGTTGAAGATTATAATAAACGAGTTAAAAAAGCAATCAAATCAGTTGGTATTGGAGCAGATAATTTAGTGATCAAAGAAAAAGGAAGAACTAAAAACGAAGTTGGTTTTGCACTAATTTTAGATGGAATTTATCAAGGCTTTGGTTATGTCGATATTCATCAATCTGAACAATTAGAAAACCCAGAAGATTACCAGTTTTTTGTAGAACCCAAAAAAGATAATAAAGATATTCAACGAATAATAGGAGCTTATATAAATAAGAAAGAGGCTTAA
- a CDS encoding CBS domain-containing protein has translation MKKDEYVSTIMATDLVTLCISDDLVTAEKLFIKNKIKHIPVVKEKEIIGMLSYTDMQRVCCSDVSQDKTSIDSFVYNTFTIEQVMAKNIIAVPPYTSIKDAAELLKRKEFHALPVIEDSELVGIVTTRDFVRYLAAEL, from the coding sequence ATGAAAAAAGATGAGTATGTTTCAACAATAATGGCAACTGATTTGGTTACATTATGTATAAGTGATGATTTAGTAACTGCAGAGAAATTGTTTATTAAAAATAAAATAAAACACATTCCTGTAGTTAAAGAAAAAGAAATCATAGGTATGTTAAGTTATACAGACATGCAAAGGGTTTGTTGTTCTGATGTAAGTCAAGATAAAACTTCAATAGATAGTTTTGTTTATAATACATTTACTATTGAGCAAGTAATGGCAAAGAATATTATAGCAGTTCCTCCTTATACATCTATTAAAGATGCAGCAGAATTGCTTAAAAGAAAAGAATTTCACGCTTTACCAGTAATAGAAGATTCTGAGTTAGTAGGAATAGTTACTACAAGGGATTTTGTAAGATATTTGGCAGCAGAATTATAG
- a CDS encoding CBS domain-containing protein, protein MRKDEPVSTIMATDLVTLCISDDLVTAEKLFIKNKIKHIPVVKEKEIIGMLSYTDIQRVSYSDISDDQTSIDSFVYNTFTIEQVMAKNIVAVPPYTSIKDAAELLTKKGFHALPVVEDSELVGIVTTRDLVKYLVANL, encoded by the coding sequence ATGAGGAAAGATGAGCCTGTATCAACAATAATGGCAACCGATTTGGTTACATTATGTATTAGTGATGATTTAGTAACCGCAGAAAAATTGTTTATTAAAAATAAAATTAAACACATTCCTGTAGTTAAAGAAAAAGAAATCATAGGTATGTTAAGTTACACAGACATACAAAGGGTTAGTTATTCAGATATAAGTGACGATCAAACTTCAATAGATAGTTTTGTATATAATACATTTACTATTGAACAAGTTATGGCAAAGAATATTGTAGCAGTTCCTCCTTATACATCTATTAAAGATGCAGCAGAATTGCTTACAAAAAAAGGATTTCACGCATTACCAGTAGTTGAAGATTCTGAGTTAGTAGGAATAGTTACTACAAGGGATTTAGTAAAATACTTGGTAGCAAATTTATAG
- a CDS encoding GatB/YqeY domain-containing protein produces MSLQKQVMDKMKEAMKAKDKVALQALRAVKAAFLLAKTETGVQEELTEEQESKIIQKQVKQRKDSAAIFLKQNREDLAAPELAEITVLEQFLPEALSEEKIEEVVIATIEKLGASGMKDMGKVMGIVSKELAGQADGGTISAFVKKNLM; encoded by the coding sequence ATGAGTTTGCAAAAACAAGTAATGGATAAGATGAAAGAAGCAATGAAAGCAAAAGATAAAGTTGCTTTACAAGCTTTAAGAGCAGTGAAAGCTGCATTTTTATTGGCTAAAACTGAAACTGGTGTTCAAGAAGAATTAACAGAAGAACAAGAGTCAAAAATTATTCAGAAGCAAGTAAAACAAAGAAAAGATAGTGCTGCTATTTTTCTGAAACAAAATAGAGAAGATTTAGCAGCTCCAGAATTAGCTGAAATTACAGTTTTAGAACAGTTTTTACCAGAAGCCTTATCAGAAGAGAAAATTGAGGAAGTTGTTATTGCAACAATTGAAAAATTAGGCGCTTCTGGAATGAAAGATATGGGTAAAGTGATGGGAATTGTCTCAAAAGAATTAGCAGGACAAGCTGATGGAGGAACTATTTCTGCTTTTGTTAAGAAGAATTTAATGTAA
- a CDS encoding retropepsin-like aspartic protease, protein MKRLEKILKKNKYIKIKLKKIATNHLELKATINGIKGKFILDTGASNSCVGLDLIEYFNLDTEESDTKAAGAGATDMETLLSQSNHLKIGSWKTKKCHLVLFDLSHVNTALTQHHAKEVHGIIGADILRKGKAFIDYNKNVLYLKKAKK, encoded by the coding sequence ATGAAGCGTTTAGAAAAGATTTTAAAGAAGAATAAATACATCAAAATAAAACTAAAGAAAATTGCTACTAATCATTTAGAATTGAAAGCAACAATTAATGGTATAAAAGGTAAATTTATTTTAGATACTGGTGCTTCAAATTCTTGTGTAGGTTTAGATTTAATAGAATACTTTAATCTAGATACAGAAGAAAGTGATACAAAAGCTGCTGGAGCAGGAGCTACAGATATGGAAACACTTCTGTCTCAAAGTAACCACTTAAAAATTGGCAGTTGGAAAACTAAGAAATGCCATTTAGTTTTATTCGATTTATCTCATGTAAATACTGCTTTAACGCAACACCATGCAAAAGAGGTTCATGGAATTATTGGAGCTGATATTTTACGAAAAGGAAAAGCATTTATAGACTATAATAAAAATGTTTTGTACTTAAAAAAAGCAAAGAAATAA
- a CDS encoding alpha/beta hydrolase, with the protein MIKRIIASISFLLIIGLVFFYFFQEKFIFINWKKLDRNYQYNFPNKFEEIFIKTDGNNEINALHFKLPNPKGVVLFCHGNKGNLTRWGNRVAYLLEYNYEVLVFDYRNYGKSTGNYNEEAMYNDALSTYNHLKKDFNEEKIVVYGFSLGGTFATRIASQNTPKELVLEAPFYNLKKALQCYSKIAPTFLLKYQFRTDNDITKVTAPITVFHGNNDSTTSYKGSKKLLELNSSTKNKYIKIDGGTHHNIRQFDIYKEKLKEILER; encoded by the coding sequence GTGATAAAGAGAATTATAGCTTCCATTAGTTTTTTGTTGATAATAGGATTGGTTTTTTTCTACTTCTTTCAAGAGAAATTTATTTTTATCAATTGGAAAAAATTAGATAGAAATTATCAGTATAATTTTCCAAATAAATTTGAAGAAATTTTTATAAAAACAGATGGAAACAACGAAATTAATGCACTTCATTTTAAATTACCAAACCCAAAAGGAGTTGTTTTATTTTGTCATGGAAATAAGGGTAATTTAACAAGATGGGGAAATCGAGTTGCTTATCTTTTAGAGTATAATTACGAAGTACTGGTTTTTGATTATAGAAATTATGGAAAAAGTACAGGGAATTATAATGAAGAAGCGATGTATAATGATGCTTTATCTACATACAATCATTTAAAAAAGGATTTTAATGAAGAAAAAATTGTTGTCTATGGATTTTCATTAGGAGGAACTTTTGCTACAAGAATAGCATCTCAGAATACTCCTAAGGAATTAGTGTTAGAGGCACCTTTTTATAATTTGAAAAAAGCATTACAATGTTATTCGAAAATTGCACCCACTTTTTTGTTGAAGTATCAATTTAGAACAGATAATGATATCACTAAAGTAACTGCTCCAATTACTGTTTTTCATGGTAATAATGATAGCACAACTTCTTATAAAGGTTCTAAAAAGCTATTAGAACTAAACTCATCAACCAAAAACAAGTATATTAAAATTGATGGAGGAACACACCATAATATTAGACAATTTGATATTTATAAAGAAAAATTGAAAGAAATTCTAGAGCGTTAG